From the genome of Flavobacterium luteolum, one region includes:
- a CDS encoding S46 family peptidase, whose amino-acid sequence MKKVILFLTMCLMAFPMRADEGMWFLMFIERLNHRDMEKMGLQLTAEEIYSINHHSLKDAIVQFNGGCTAEIVSNSGLVLTNHHCGYSAIAELSTAEQNHLKNGFWAKSRSEELKPKSLFVRFFVRMDDVSKRILSKVNDQMTETERNKIIQQEIALIEKENSENGKYTVSVRPFFQGNEYYYFVYQDYTDVRLVGTPPESVGKFGGDTDNWEWPRQTGDFSMFRVYADKDGNPAAYSKDNVPLQPKHHLPVSLKGVKENDFAMILGYPGRTNRWMPAGGIEQNIKYAYPAWVEGAKTGMDVMKKYMDKDATVRLQYASKYASTANYWKNRQGMIDALTKAGTVDAKTEQEDKFYEWATKPANKEKYENVIPTINDYYRETNLKARHDNYLTQLLRTSSYATGPANLGNALIAYYKENDAKKAEMLPKINAMVENIYGEFYAPLEKDILTAQLNLYASKAAEYGLAPEIAKMKTANNGDFTADVAKATEVSYFTTKEKVLAFLADPKPLAIVHDPLYIISNDLLTKYRAKTDDQAKADDGFAAAYRKLVEGLRESKLNAIKYPDANSTLRLTYGKVRALPADPRNDAKINNYTTMESMVKKYKAGDQEFDLPARLLELNKKKDFGQYADKAGYMPVNFLTDNDITGGNSGSPVLNGKGELIGIAFDGNIEAMAGDVIFDSKLQRTINVDIRYVLWIIDKYAGAKNIIDELTIAK is encoded by the coding sequence ATGAAAAAAGTAATTTTATTCTTGACCATGTGCCTTATGGCTTTCCCAATGAGAGCTGATGAAGGAATGTGGTTTTTGATGTTTATCGAAAGATTGAACCATAGAGATATGGAAAAAATGGGCTTGCAATTGACAGCCGAAGAAATTTACAGTATCAATCATCATAGCTTAAAAGATGCAATTGTACAGTTCAATGGAGGTTGTACTGCAGAAATTGTTTCAAACAGCGGATTGGTTCTTACAAATCACCACTGTGGATATAGCGCGATTGCAGAACTTTCGACTGCAGAACAAAATCATTTGAAAAATGGTTTTTGGGCAAAAAGTCGTTCTGAAGAATTAAAGCCTAAATCTTTATTTGTTCGTTTCTTCGTTCGCATGGATGATGTTTCTAAAAGAATCTTATCTAAAGTAAACGATCAAATGACAGAAACTGAAAGAAACAAAATCATTCAGCAAGAAATCGCTTTGATCGAAAAAGAAAACAGCGAAAATGGAAAATACACTGTTTCTGTTCGTCCTTTCTTTCAAGGAAATGAATATTACTATTTTGTTTACCAAGATTACACAGACGTACGTTTAGTTGGAACTCCTCCTGAAAGTGTTGGTAAATTTGGTGGAGATACAGATAACTGGGAATGGCCTCGTCAAACTGGAGATTTCTCTATGTTTAGAGTTTATGCAGATAAAGATGGAAATCCGGCAGCATATTCTAAAGACAATGTGCCATTACAGCCAAAACACCATTTACCTGTAAGTTTAAAAGGAGTAAAAGAAAATGATTTTGCAATGATCTTAGGTTATCCAGGAAGAACAAACCGTTGGATGCCAGCTGGAGGAATTGAGCAAAACATTAAATACGCTTACCCTGCATGGGTTGAAGGTGCAAAAACAGGAATGGATGTAATGAAAAAGTATATGGATAAAGATGCGACTGTTCGTTTACAGTACGCTTCTAAATATGCTTCGACTGCAAATTACTGGAAAAACCGTCAAGGTATGATCGATGCTTTAACAAAAGCAGGAACGGTTGATGCCAAAACAGAACAAGAAGATAAATTCTACGAGTGGGCTACTAAACCGGCAAACAAAGAGAAATACGAAAACGTAATTCCGACTATCAACGATTATTACAGAGAAACAAACTTAAAAGCACGTCATGATAATTATTTGACGCAACTTTTACGTACTTCTAGTTATGCAACTGGACCTGCTAATTTAGGAAATGCATTAATTGCTTACTATAAAGAAAATGATGCTAAGAAAGCAGAAATGCTTCCTAAAATCAACGCAATGGTTGAGAATATTTATGGTGAGTTTTACGCTCCATTAGAAAAAGATATTTTAACAGCTCAGTTGAATTTATATGCTTCTAAAGCTGCTGAATATGGACTTGCTCCAGAAATTGCAAAAATGAAAACAGCTAACAATGGTGATTTTACTGCTGATGTAGCAAAAGCAACTGAAGTTAGTTATTTTACAACTAAAGAAAAAGTATTAGCATTCTTAGCTGATCCGAAACCATTAGCAATTGTACACGATCCTTTGTATATTATTTCTAACGATTTATTGACAAAATATCGTGCTAAAACAGACGACCAAGCAAAAGCTGATGATGGTTTTGCTGCCGCTTACCGTAAATTGGTTGAAGGTTTAAGAGAATCTAAATTGAATGCAATTAAATATCCAGATGCAAACTCTACTTTGAGATTGACTTACGGAAAAGTTCGCGCTTTACCTGCAGATCCTCGTAATGATGCTAAAATCAATAACTATACGACAATGGAAAGTATGGTTAAAAAATACAAAGCAGGAGATCAGGAATTTGATTTGCCAGCTCGTTTATTAGAATTGAACAAGAAAAAAGATTTCGGACAATATGCTGATAAAGCAGGTTACATGCCAGTAAACTTCTTAACTGATAACGATATTACTGGAGGAAACTCAGGTTCGCCAGTTCTTAACGGAAAAGGAGAATTAATTGGAATTGCTTTTGACGGTAATATCGAAGCAATGGCTGGAGACGTTATTTTTGATTCTAAATTACAAAGAACTATCAACGTTGATATTCGTTATGTCCTTTGGATTATCGACAAATACGCTGGAGCTAAAAATATTATCGACGAATTGACGATTGCTAAATAA
- the obgE gene encoding GTPase ObgE translates to MTEGNFVDYVKIYVSSGKGGKGSTHLHREKFIEKGGPDGGDGGRGGHVYLVGNKGLWTLFHLKFARHIKAGHGGDGGGDRSTGADGEDKIIEVPLGTVVKDKETGETLFEITEHGEKQILARGGKGGLGNWHFRSSTNQTPRYAQPGLLGVEMDVILELKVLADVGLVGFPNAGKSTLLSVLTSAKPKIADYPFTTLKPNLGIVAYRDFQSFVIADIPGIIEGAAEGKGLGHYFLRHIERNSTLLFLIPVDTADIKGEYDILVNELTKYNPEMLDKERLVVISKCDMLDDELKAELKAELDVSFKGVPYMFISSVAQQGLTDLKDRLWKMLNE, encoded by the coding sequence ATGACAGAAGGAAATTTTGTAGATTACGTTAAGATATATGTTTCTTCCGGAAAAGGAGGGAAAGGTTCTACGCATTTACATAGAGAGAAATTTATTGAAAAAGGAGGCCCCGATGGTGGAGATGGAGGCCGTGGAGGTCATGTTTATTTAGTTGGAAATAAAGGGCTTTGGACATTATTTCATTTAAAGTTTGCGCGTCACATTAAAGCTGGACACGGTGGAGATGGTGGAGGCGATCGCAGTACTGGTGCAGATGGAGAAGATAAAATTATTGAAGTGCCATTAGGAACTGTTGTAAAAGACAAGGAAACTGGAGAAACACTTTTTGAAATTACAGAGCACGGAGAAAAACAAATTCTGGCAAGAGGAGGAAAGGGAGGTTTAGGAAACTGGCATTTTAGAAGTTCGACAAATCAAACGCCTCGTTACGCACAGCCAGGTTTGCTTGGTGTAGAAATGGATGTTATTTTAGAACTTAAAGTTTTGGCTGATGTTGGTTTGGTTGGTTTTCCAAATGCTGGAAAATCTACTTTATTGTCTGTATTAACTTCGGCAAAACCAAAAATCGCAGATTACCCATTTACAACTTTAAAACCAAATTTAGGAATTGTCGCTTACAGAGATTTTCAATCTTTTGTAATTGCCGATATCCCTGGAATTATTGAAGGTGCTGCAGAAGGAAAAGGTTTAGGGCATTATTTCTTGCGTCACATTGAACGTAATTCGACTTTGTTGTTTTTAATACCAGTTGATACAGCGGACATAAAAGGAGAGTACGATATTTTGGTTAACGAATTGACGAAATACAATCCTGAAATGCTGGACAAAGAACGTCTTGTCGTGATTTCAAAATGCGATATGCTTGATGATGAATTGAAAGCCGAGCTGAAAGCAGAATTAGATGTTTCTTTCAAAGGTGTTCCATACATGTTTATATCTTCTGTTGCACAGCAAGGTTTGACAGATTTGAAAGACAGGCTTTGGAAAATGCTTAACGAATAG
- a CDS encoding hemolysin family protein: MSEIALISARKNRLETAAKKGNKSAKTALDLANSPNKFLSTVQIGITLIGILTGIYSGDKITADVELFVAGIAVFKPYAHSIAVGIVVVVLTFFSLVLGELLPKRIGLNYPEAIAKMVAMPMKVISIITAPFIWLLTSSTDFLLNVLQIKPTADGKVTEEEIKAIIKEGTEVGEVQEIEQDIVERVFHIGDRKVNSLMTHRKSVDMLPLKADKEKIKELVVQDLHAVYPVYNDNYDDIVGVVTLKNIFANIESDNFDLAAIMSDAPYLMEQTTAYKALENFKKTGVHYALVSDEYGVFQGMITLNDILEALVGDAAEFYKDEFQLIEREDGSWLVDGHYSLHDFLTYFELDELTNDYEVNTVSGMIMTELSHIPKEGEKLVWQKFVLEVIDMDGVKIDKVLVKALKE, encoded by the coding sequence ATGTCTGAAATCGCCTTGATTTCGGCCCGTAAAAACAGGCTCGAAACAGCAGCGAAAAAAGGCAACAAAAGTGCTAAAACAGCGCTCGATTTAGCCAATTCCCCAAATAAGTTTTTATCGACAGTACAAATCGGAATTACCTTAATCGGAATTTTGACTGGTATTTATTCTGGTGACAAAATCACAGCAGATGTTGAGCTTTTTGTTGCAGGAATTGCAGTTTTTAAACCTTACGCACATTCAATTGCTGTTGGGATTGTAGTTGTAGTTTTGACTTTTTTCTCATTGGTTTTGGGAGAATTACTTCCAAAACGAATTGGATTAAATTATCCAGAAGCTATTGCTAAAATGGTTGCAATGCCAATGAAAGTGATTTCGATTATTACGGCACCATTTATTTGGTTGTTAACTTCTTCAACAGATTTTTTACTGAATGTTCTTCAGATAAAACCAACTGCCGACGGAAAAGTGACGGAAGAAGAAATTAAAGCTATTATCAAAGAAGGAACCGAAGTAGGAGAGGTTCAGGAAATTGAGCAAGATATTGTGGAGCGTGTTTTTCATATCGGAGATAGAAAAGTAAATTCTTTAATGACGCACCGCAAGTCGGTAGATATGTTGCCATTAAAAGCAGATAAAGAAAAAATCAAAGAATTAGTAGTTCAGGATTTGCATGCGGTTTATCCTGTTTACAATGATAATTACGATGATATTGTTGGAGTCGTAACACTTAAAAATATTTTTGCTAACATCGAAAGCGATAATTTTGATTTAGCGGCAATCATGTCTGACGCACCCTATTTAATGGAGCAAACAACGGCATATAAAGCTTTAGAGAATTTCAAAAAAACGGGTGTCCACTATGCTTTAGTTTCAGATGAATATGGAGTTTTTCAGGGAATGATTACTCTTAATGATATTTTGGAAGCTTTAGTTGGTGATGCTGCAGAATTTTATAAAGATGAATTTCAGCTAATAGAGAGAGAAGATGGTTCTTGGTTGGTTGACGGACATTATTCGTTACACGATTTCTTAACTTATTTCGAGTTAGATGAATTAACAAACGATTACGAAGTAAACACTGTAAGCGGAATGATTATGACTGAACTTTCTCATATTCCAAAAGAAGGAGAAAAATTAGTTTGGCAGAAATTCGTCCTAGAAGTTATCGACATGGACGGCGTTAAGATTGATAAAGTTTTGGTAAAAGCTTTAAAAGAGTAG
- a CDS encoding adenylate kinase, whose product MINIVLFGKPGAGKGTQAEFLKEKYNLTHLSTGDIFRFNLKNDTELGKKARVFMDNGELVPCEVTTAMLIDEVKKHPDTAGFLFDGYPRTINQAEALDKFLPTIGSSVTATIALEADDEILVARLLERGKTSGRADDQDEEKIRVRYQEYNEKTAPLIGYYKEQNKFHAVDGIGTIEQITERLTSVIDNL is encoded by the coding sequence ATGATTAACATCGTTTTATTTGGAAAGCCTGGTGCAGGAAAAGGAACTCAGGCAGAATTTTTAAAAGAAAAATACAATTTAACACACCTTTCAACAGGAGATATTTTTCGTTTCAATTTAAAAAATGATACTGAACTAGGAAAAAAAGCAAGAGTTTTTATGGACAATGGAGAATTGGTTCCTTGCGAAGTAACAACTGCAATGTTAATTGATGAGGTAAAAAAACACCCAGATACAGCAGGATTTTTATTCGACGGTTATCCAAGAACAATCAATCAGGCTGAAGCTTTAGATAAATTTTTGCCAACAATTGGATCAAGCGTAACAGCAACAATCGCTTTAGAAGCTGATGATGAGATTTTGGTTGCACGTTTACTTGAAAGAGGAAAAACAAGCGGAAGAGCTGACGATCAGGACGAAGAAAAAATTCGTGTAAGATATCAGGAATACAATGAGAAAACAGCTCCGCTTATTGGATATTATAAAGAACAAAATAAATTTCATGCCGTAGACGGTATCGGAACTATTGAACAAATTACAGAGCGCTTAACGTCAGTTATAGATAATTTGTAG
- the hpt gene encoding hypoxanthine phosphoribosyltransferase, which produces MIQLHDKQFVPFISAKEIDFALTKIVAQVEDDFGDDTPIFIGVLNGAFMVVSDFLKKYKKPCEVSFIKMASYEGTETTNAVKELIGINQDLSGRTVIIIEDIIDTGNTIEELKHLFKAQNVKHFKIATLFFKPEAYKKDIKIDYIGIRIPNKFIVGYGLDYDGLGRNLTEIYKLAE; this is translated from the coding sequence ATGATACAACTTCACGATAAACAATTTGTTCCGTTTATTTCGGCTAAAGAAATTGATTTTGCTTTAACTAAAATAGTTGCTCAGGTAGAAGATGATTTTGGAGATGATACACCAATTTTTATTGGAGTTTTGAATGGTGCTTTTATGGTGGTGTCAGATTTTCTGAAAAAATATAAAAAACCATGCGAGGTTTCGTTTATCAAAATGGCATCGTATGAAGGAACTGAAACAACCAATGCCGTTAAGGAACTAATTGGAATTAACCAAGATTTGTCTGGAAGAACGGTAATTATCATCGAAGATATTATTGATACCGGAAACACAATCGAAGAATTAAAGCACTTGTTTAAAGCGCAGAATGTAAAACATTTTAAAATTGCGACATTGTTTTTTAAACCAGAAGCTTATAAAAAAGATATAAAAATAGATTATATCGGAATTAGAATTCCGAACAAATTTATTGTTGGTTACGGGTTAGACTATGATGGTTTAGGAAGAAACTTAACCGAAATTTACAAATTAGCAGAATAA
- a CDS encoding PQQ-dependent sugar dehydrogenase, which produces MKKSLTLFSIPLLALMTACNGQVKKEEKEALAKQPANVVKTAIGDITLPPPYATESKTKNSKVIGWPEGKTPKAPEGFTVTKFADGFQNPRWSYIGPNNDIFVVESGTRTSKNQIIVLRDNDKDGKYETREVFISGLNRPLGMLILKDFFYIANTDGLYRYPYKNAPLKLETQGTKIVELPAGGYNNHWTRSLLANPEGTKIYIGVGSGSNVGENGMDKEVRRAAILEINPDGTGEKIYADGLRNPMGMDWNPANKKELWTAVNERDELGDDLVPDYITSVKRGGFYGWPYSYFGSIPDPRWKGKGERKDLIKKAIVPDVPVGAHTASLGLAFYTKDAFPAKYRNGAFVGQHGSWNRSKISGYKVLFVPFKDGKPSGKPEDFLTGFISDEDKAEVYGRPVAVTVMNDGSLLVNDDSGNTIWKVTAKK; this is translated from the coding sequence ATGAAAAAATCCTTAACCCTATTTTCTATACCACTATTAGCCTTAATGACTGCCTGTAACGGACAAGTTAAAAAAGAAGAAAAAGAAGCCCTTGCCAAACAGCCTGCAAATGTTGTAAAAACTGCCATCGGAGATATTACGCTTCCTCCACCCTACGCAACCGAATCTAAAACCAAAAATAGCAAAGTAATTGGCTGGCCAGAAGGCAAAACGCCAAAAGCGCCTGAAGGTTTTACAGTAACTAAATTTGCTGACGGTTTTCAGAATCCGCGTTGGAGTTATATAGGTCCAAACAATGATATTTTTGTGGTTGAAAGTGGCACCAGAACAAGCAAAAACCAAATTATAGTTTTGCGTGACAATGATAAAGACGGAAAGTATGAAACTCGCGAAGTTTTTATTTCTGGTTTAAACAGGCCTTTAGGAATGTTAATCCTAAAAGACTTTTTTTATATTGCCAATACTGACGGACTTTACCGTTATCCTTATAAAAATGCACCATTAAAATTAGAAACTCAAGGAACTAAAATTGTTGAACTTCCTGCTGGCGGATACAACAATCACTGGACAAGAAGTTTGCTTGCTAATCCCGAAGGAACAAAAATTTATATTGGTGTTGGTTCTGGAAGCAATGTTGGAGAAAATGGAATGGATAAAGAAGTTCGCCGTGCAGCAATTTTAGAAATTAACCCTGATGGAACCGGCGAAAAAATCTACGCTGACGGACTTAGAAATCCAATGGGAATGGATTGGAATCCAGCCAACAAAAAAGAACTTTGGACAGCGGTAAATGAAAGAGATGAACTTGGAGATGATTTAGTTCCAGATTATATTACGAGTGTAAAAAGAGGCGGTTTCTACGGATGGCCTTACTCCTATTTTGGAAGTATTCCTGATCCAAGATGGAAAGGGAAAGGTGAACGAAAAGATTTGATAAAAAAAGCTATTGTTCCCGATGTTCCTGTTGGCGCTCATACTGCTTCTTTAGGATTGGCATTTTACACGAAAGATGCTTTTCCTGCAAAATACAGAAATGGCGCTTTCGTAGGTCAGCATGGTTCTTGGAATCGATCTAAAATTTCGGGTTATAAAGTGTTATTTGTTCCTTTTAAAGATGGAAAACCTTCAGGAAAACCAGAAGATTTTTTAACTGGTTTTATTTCTGATGAAGATAAAGCCGAAGTCTACGGACGTCCAGTTGCTGTAACGGTTATGAATGACGGATCGCTTTTGGTAAATGATGACAGCGGAAATACCATTTGGAAGGTTACAGCAAAGAAATAA